The Gossypium arboreum isolate Shixiya-1 chromosome 6, ASM2569848v2, whole genome shotgun sequence DNA window ACGGTTTGTTTTTAACTTCTTCAGTCTTCTGGATTCTACCTGTAGGGGCCACTAGCATGGGCACTCATTGTTTGGCGTTGTAGCTTGGTTTTTAGTTCTGTTGACAAAATTATTAGCGTCCTTATACATCTTTTACCTGGTATGTTTGCGATTCCTTATTTGCACTTGCTATACTTCTAATGCACTTTAGATACAGCAAGTTTgttatttttgttttcattttaatttcaaaatggaAGGAAAGGCGGGACAGGAGGTGATTTGGGATTTCAAGGTTGTTAAACATTCAATTTTGAACTTATACTTGTCATATATGGAAGATAACAATAGCTAAGTTTATCGCAATATGAAGTTGTTGACAGGTAATATTAAAAACAGCTAAAAAATTCTACCTATAAGGTTCATTTACAATCTCAATGGAATGTTCATATTTTTTATGTACTATCTGGATTATCTGCTGTAGTACATATAGGCAGACAGAAAAAAATTTCCTACTACCAAGATTCTAAATTTCTGTTGTATATATCCTAATAAATAAATTGCTGATCATCATTCAAATATCCCTTGACCGATTCTGCCCATTCAATGATTTGTACTTGCTCAAACTTGAATCACCAAAACTGGACGTGACTTGAATCAGAAAGCCATCTCTATGGAATCAATCGTCAGCCTTCAAGGAGGTTCAAGGAAGCTGAGATATCATGGAATTTCCCCATTTTTAGGACATGCCCTGCGGTAAAATTTTGATAGTATGTTGTTTAACTAGGAGTTCTAATTCATAGTTTGCTTATGCGGGGTTTGAtaatttgattcatctgtttttAGAGCTAAGAGACATTGTTTGTCCAAAAAGTGATCTAGCATATAGCCCTTCTAAGGGATAGTGCATACAAGTTGGAGCAACATTTTATTAGGTCATGTTTCTTCACATCTTTGATTAGGGATAACAGAAAATGAAAAATCTTTTATACTTGGTCATGTTTCTGCACATCctgtaagaaaaataattagagataACATCAGCTTTCCAATAGAAGTTGAAAGACATTCCGTGACCTTAGTTTCaagtatattctgaaactaccAAACCCAGCAGCTAGATCATTTTTTTGTTATTGTGATACGAGAAATCCTACTCGACCTGTGAAAAGTGTCGATGGTTTCTACCTTTGATGGCATTGTCATTGTGAGTAGTAAAATCAGGGAATACGGCAGGAAAGTGTTGCACAAATTTTGGAGCAACCAAGCAGGTGTTTCTGGAAAAGGCAACCATCTGATGTTGGTAGTCAAGGCTTCTGTTGAAAGAGGGAGAAGCTAATGTTTCTTTTAGTTAGTCCAAATATTCTTGGTGCCAAATATGATAATTTTTGCTTTCAGGAATAGTTTTTTTCACAATCCGATGGTGGAATCCAGTGACCTTCGAAGACATGCAGCCTGAAGGAACATCTCATAGAATTTCGTGGCCTTACGTAGAAGACAAAGCTTACCTTTGGACTTGGCTGTTTGGGGTTCCATTAGCTGCTTATACCCTCTGGCAAGTTCTTTACTTCCTCATTGTCAACGTGCTACGTCGGCAGAGGTTATTAAGAGATCCTGAAGTCATGACATCTTACAGgtattttttctattatttcattACATCACATCaatagttttatatatttatgctGCCTGGCTTCAGCTCCTCTTCGTTCTAGCTGATGATTTGTTTGTATAATAGGGAACTTTCGAAGAAGGCCAAGAAAGCAAATAACATATGGTGGCGTTTAGGTGGATTGCTTGGGGATCAAAACCGATTCCTGATGTACATTCTATGTCAAGCCATTTTTACAGTGGCAACCATGGCACTCACTGTCTCCATCTTCCTATCATACAAATTCCAcgtgattttccaaatactgaagGTTTCTGCGTCAGTCTGGAATGGAGGAAGCTTCCTGTTAGAAGTGATGCCTAGACAGGTAATTgtgaag harbors:
- the LOC108473989 gene encoding glycerophosphocholine acyltransferase 1-like, whose amino-acid sequence is MTSSDEPGEDIIVNGDTPGTGKPRFRKVAKTKEMLSKQAVQTKKILSKHAVKIAKQAEEHERFINKVTHLLGVLGFGGFCFLLGARPQDIPYVYCLFYVIFVPLRWIYYRFKKWHYYLLDFCYYANTIFLFDLLLYPNNEKLFLVCFSFAEGPLAWALIVWRCSLVFSSVDKIISVLIHLLPGIVFFTIRWWNPVTFEDMQPEGTSHRISWPYVEDKAYLWTWLFGVPLAAYTLWQVLYFLIVNVLRRQRLLRDPEVMTSYRELSKKAKKANNIWWRLGGLLGDQNRFLMYILCQAIFTVATMALTVSIFLSYKFHVIFQILKVSASVWNGGSFLLEVMPRQVIVKEKKKSDIQMQPVQSQQDQPSDLVGNSSEKHQP